The Medicago truncatula cultivar Jemalong A17 chromosome 4, MtrunA17r5.0-ANR, whole genome shotgun sequence genome includes a region encoding these proteins:
- the LOC120580168 gene encoding uncharacterized protein, with protein MSNLSKLHFEALKISGHNYLTWAVDAEMYLAAEGNTDAIKEGNKASEQQKAKALIFLRHHINEALKNEYLTVKDPLVLWNKLKDRYKHLKAIILPKARYDWMHLRLQDYKSQQYREKGFQKYSDLISCLLVAEQNNELLMKNHEARPAGVAPFPEVNASQHNHFGEARGRGRGHGRGRGHAHNPNGKFKTPFFHQKWKNNEKIEKEKGGQNSKTNENICYRCGGKGHWSRTCRTPKHLVDLYQQSLKNKGKKVETHYAYNDGDDADYDIYGDLDTTPLDIGDFFEDPNGKIDHLIGDGTVKK; from the exons ATGTCAAATCTGTCAAAACTCCATTTTGAGGCCCTAAAAATTTCTGGACACAACTATTTGACTTGGGCCGTAGATGCTGAAATGTACTTAGCTGCTGAAGGAAATACAGATGCCATAAAAGAAGGAAATAAGGCATCCgaacaacaaaaagcaaaagcattGATATTCCTTCGTCACCATATTAATGAAGCACTTAAGAATGAATACCTCACTGTGAAAGATCCACTTGTGCTCTGGAATAAACTAAAAGATAGATACAAGCACTTGAAAGCCATTATCCTCCCAAAAGCTAGGTATGATTGGATGCATTTGCGCTTACAGGACTATAAATCT CAGCAATACCGTGAAAAGGGGTTTCAAAAATACTCTGATTTAATTTCTTGTCTTTTGGTTGCTGAACAAAACAATGAGCTTCTAATGAAAAATCATGAAGCTCGCCCTGCTGGTGTAGCTCCATTCCCTGAAGTGAATGCATCACAACACAACCATTTTGGAGAAGCTCGTGGTCGCGGTCGTGGTCATGGTCGTGGTCGTGGTCATGCCCACAATCCTAATGGAAAATTCAAAACCCCATTTTTCCACCAGAAgtggaaaaataatgaaaagattgaaaaggaaaaaggtgGACAAAATagcaaaacaaatgaaaatatatgcTATCGATGTGGTGGCAAAGGTCATTGGTCTCGTACATGTCGTACTCCAAAGCATTTGGTTGACCTTTATCAACAATCActgaaaaacaaaggaaaaaaggtTGAAACTCATTATGCTTataatgatggtgatgatgctGATTATGATATTTATGGTGACCTGGATACTACTCCTTTGGATATTGGTGATTTCTTTGAAGATCCAAATGGAAAAATTGATCACCTTATTGGAGATGGAACCGTgaagaagtag